A part of Paenibacillus sp. 481 genomic DNA contains:
- a CDS encoding VOC family protein — translation MMLKCSHIICKVDDITTVVRDYEALGFTMQWGSAPQRAHNALLWFEHGPFIEFFQIPTSLSLLSFPLGLIYGRAAGQRFKYWSKCTEGWCDVALEPERVSSIEMLNGEHPNGEHPNAEYNRKELEDIQLAVRQLGMPTSRIINGKRTRPDGNLVRYSLFAPKETELPFIVSHYDPPQRPKKIEHPNGATGIEWVKMGLPSNLMSPFRALISGDEWLRAESAEITGVLEVGLSGLKESLDTSLLHGAVFAAARTK, via the coding sequence ATGATGCTGAAATGTAGCCATATTATATGCAAAGTTGACGATATCACAACGGTTGTTCGGGATTACGAAGCGCTCGGATTTACGATGCAATGGGGCAGCGCTCCGCAACGGGCGCATAACGCATTATTGTGGTTTGAGCACGGCCCGTTTATTGAATTTTTTCAAATACCTACGTCCCTTTCTTTGTTGAGCTTTCCGCTAGGTTTGATATACGGTCGCGCAGCAGGACAGCGCTTTAAATACTGGTCCAAGTGTACGGAAGGTTGGTGTGATGTAGCCTTGGAACCCGAACGCGTATCGAGTATAGAAATGTTGAATGGAGAACATCCGAATGGGGAACATCCAAATGCGGAATACAATCGCAAGGAGTTGGAAGACATTCAATTGGCAGTGAGACAGCTGGGCATGCCAACTTCACGCATTATTAATGGAAAAAGAACTCGTCCTGACGGCAATCTCGTTCGCTATAGTCTTTTTGCTCCGAAGGAGACGGAATTGCCGTTTATTGTTTCACATTATGATCCACCGCAGCGGCCTAAAAAAATCGAACATCCGAATGGGGCTACGGGAATTGAATGGGTCAAAATGGGGCTGCCAAGCAATCTTATGTCGCCTTTTCGCGCACTCATTTCAGGAGATGAATGGCTGCGGGCAGAATCAGCTGAGATAACGGGTGTATTAGAAGTAGGTTTATCCGGTTTGAAAGAGTCACTGGATACGAGCCTCCTTCATGGGGCTGTGTTTGCAGCTGCCCGAACCAAATAG
- a CDS encoding bifunctional Gfo/Idh/MocA family oxidoreductase/class I SAM-dependent methyltransferase — MNNKKWRTVVCGSTFGQFYMEALKLLPEQFELVGLLGQGSERTKKCAKYYGIHVYTEVDQLPPDIDLACVVLRSGVLGGKGTDVSLKLLERGIHVIQEQPVHHKDMAACLRTARQHGVIFQTGDLYVHLPAVRQFIASAKVLLEQQDALYIDAAFASQVSYPMMHIFSQVLPSIRPWKINAVSREGGPFHVLTGTVANIPITLRVHNEVDPNDPDNYLHLLHQMTIGTEGGRLSLTDTHGPVVWNPRLHIPDNMNILGELTGASPMHVLENSTETIGTSSPMSYKDILTKQWPQAIAHDLLGMRELSLENANANMRAQQELLCSSQWHEMTAALGYPVLRPGCTHQPLPVNLLKEAASQIEDDSARFAHGNDVASFCYQASTDISACTDYGDRELHGLDAECVASFVKNLDEAVFHSMIYALQTEGLLTSTEREYSISEILAMSQTAPQHHDLIKRWLVLLSERGYIQRNGDRMNGVDVVTENKLKDCWKAVREIWDGKLGSPLTMDYLISNAEQLPQLMRGEQQAAFLLFPEGKMDYAHALYRETITARYLNQSVSEAVMRIGAAKQLLSAAKAEQPLTIIEIGAGTGSTTEVVVPRLKASANVLSTAYLFTDVSHFFLSAARERYKDCPWMQFQVVDIDKDVTEQGLQLAQADIIIAAGVLNNAFNTDKAVAGLVQLLVPGGWLLFTEPVREFPEILISQSFMMTQPEDDRKRSQSTFMSVKQWQDVFARAGAAEVLTLLDEAHPLAPLGQQFFAVRKKNDAEM; from the coding sequence ATGAACAACAAAAAATGGCGTACCGTTGTATGCGGTTCTACATTTGGGCAATTTTACATGGAGGCACTGAAGTTGCTGCCTGAACAGTTTGAACTTGTAGGCCTGCTCGGGCAAGGCAGTGAGCGCACGAAGAAATGCGCGAAATATTACGGTATACATGTATATACCGAAGTAGACCAGCTTCCGCCTGACATCGATCTCGCCTGTGTTGTGCTGCGATCGGGAGTTCTGGGCGGTAAGGGCACGGATGTGTCACTAAAGCTGCTCGAACGAGGCATCCATGTTATTCAGGAGCAGCCTGTGCATCACAAGGATATGGCAGCGTGTCTTCGAACCGCGCGGCAGCATGGCGTCATTTTTCAGACGGGCGATCTATACGTTCATTTGCCTGCTGTGAGACAGTTTATCGCATCTGCAAAAGTGTTGCTCGAACAACAAGATGCACTGTATATTGACGCGGCGTTCGCTTCTCAAGTTTCCTATCCGATGATGCACATCTTTTCGCAAGTATTGCCGTCCATTCGACCGTGGAAGATCAACGCGGTGAGTAGAGAGGGTGGGCCGTTCCATGTCCTTACGGGAACGGTCGCGAACATTCCCATTACGTTGAGAGTCCATAATGAAGTCGATCCTAATGATCCAGACAATTACCTTCACTTACTACATCAGATGACTATTGGGACAGAGGGAGGGAGACTTTCCCTTACTGATACCCATGGTCCTGTCGTTTGGAATCCTCGTTTGCATATACCTGACAACATGAACATTCTCGGAGAACTGACGGGAGCTAGTCCCATGCACGTACTCGAGAACAGCACAGAGACAATAGGCACGTCGAGTCCAATGAGTTACAAAGACATTCTTACGAAGCAATGGCCGCAAGCCATCGCACACGATTTGTTAGGTATGAGAGAGCTAAGTTTGGAAAATGCCAATGCGAACATGCGGGCCCAACAAGAACTGTTATGTTCCAGTCAATGGCATGAAATGACTGCTGCGCTAGGGTATCCTGTTCTGCGCCCTGGCTGCACACATCAGCCGCTTCCGGTAAACCTGTTAAAAGAAGCCGCCTCACAGATTGAAGACGACAGTGCTCGGTTTGCACACGGTAACGATGTTGCTTCATTTTGTTATCAAGCGAGCACCGATATTTCTGCTTGTACAGATTACGGTGACCGCGAGCTGCACGGATTGGATGCGGAATGTGTAGCTTCGTTCGTTAAAAATTTGGATGAAGCGGTGTTTCATTCGATGATATACGCTCTCCAAACAGAGGGACTGCTGACTAGCACGGAGCGGGAATACAGCATAAGCGAAATATTGGCCATGTCGCAAACGGCTCCCCAGCATCATGATTTAATTAAGCGCTGGTTGGTGTTGTTGAGTGAACGCGGGTATATCCAGCGCAACGGGGACCGTATGAATGGGGTCGATGTTGTGACCGAAAATAAGTTAAAAGATTGCTGGAAGGCTGTGCGAGAAATTTGGGATGGTAAGCTCGGTTCACCACTCACGATGGACTATTTGATCAGTAACGCCGAACAGTTGCCGCAACTGATGCGGGGTGAACAGCAGGCTGCATTCTTGTTATTTCCTGAAGGTAAAATGGACTACGCCCATGCCTTGTACCGTGAAACGATAACAGCCCGTTATCTCAACCAATCCGTGTCAGAAGCGGTTATGCGCATCGGGGCTGCCAAACAGCTGTTATCGGCCGCTAAAGCTGAACAGCCGCTAACTATTATCGAGATAGGCGCAGGTACAGGTTCAACTACAGAAGTAGTCGTGCCTAGATTAAAGGCGTCTGCGAACGTACTTAGCACGGCATATTTGTTCACAGATGTATCTCACTTCTTTCTCTCGGCTGCGCGTGAACGATATAAAGACTGTCCGTGGATGCAATTTCAGGTTGTTGATATTGACAAAGACGTTACTGAGCAGGGATTACAACTCGCACAGGCAGATATTATTATCGCGGCCGGTGTGCTGAACAATGCTTTCAATACAGACAAGGCCGTTGCTGGGCTTGTGCAATTACTCGTGCCTGGAGGATGGCTGCTGTTTACGGAACCCGTGCGAGAGTTCCCGGAAATCCTTATTTCACAATCTTTCATGATGACTCAACCAGAGGATGACAGAAAGCGATCACAATCCACATTTATGTCCGTGAAACAATGGCAAGATGTGTTTGCGAGAGCGGGCGCTGCGGAAGTGCTGACGCTGCTGGACGAGGCTCATCCACTCGCTCCACTTGGACAACAATTTTTTGCAGTGAGGAAAAAAAATGATGCTGAAATGTAG
- a CDS encoding amino acid adenylation domain-containing protein, translating into MSSGNMFTDNSSFMRKEYGMGKKEWQQIKTLATAYCVSPLSALLSAISEVVSRWSSGAELSMMLINESDETMNGDFVDRILTAEAVTITFQPVQEWRWIELCRHIDVQLNDSKNHSSATKLTTLQHTALIGMRYTDTVEELISHPHAADRATYATQTKLQDYLICHMSEQEHGIVVTWEVHEVLFSQRMTATMFEAYICLLNGLAEGSWEQQLPDTLPEAQRQIRDQVNSTFVQVEAKLIHADFFMKARENPEREALLWDDNGINRCMTYGELADKALRMAALLLQRGVKQGDAVAVTLPRGPNQIIAVLAVLAAGAAYVPIGVSQPEQRRDRIYRIGEIRYVIMDKAELSMNPSPTTRTIIFSGEADSFTPLPHPVPNDSAALAYVIFTSGSTGEPKGVQITHQAAHNTISDMNTRFIVSESDTVLAVSALDFDLSVYDIFGLLSVGGKVVLLHEHSRREAIVWLDLIRRMKVTVWNSVPALFEMLMIGSGEMGLLPSLRLVLVSGDWVGLDLYERLRRKSKDCRLIALGGATEASIWSNYYEVKGVNSEWTSIPYGTPLHNQCYRVVDRLGRDCPDMVSGELWIGGIGVARGYLGNDELTSKHFIHDGGKRWYRTGDWGRYWPDGNIEFLGRSDQQVKLRGYRIELGEVEAALRQYGGVGQVVAVIASNAGTKQLMTAVVADSTTVQTNDVPHVSVAPESIDNVRYKENSREIQAKMAESLIAEIFNLSQLSVKKESGLTLAWNPRVTEAYESLRQMWLLWLCKRNVIVDDNGSLRAGPRMEEVLQYTEALTLSAATRHGTLETDSAISSIEQRLFQRLDDYRSIIGGDMSAMVLLEDDLLAPESLSTLDSGTISGIEKIAARIKTMFASTGKPVETALLGGRSGLIALKLLEMLDPEEIRFTLLDTAPSMVEAAKNRLSALPHVVNCKQLPDSRVPNPLQSCFDVVLAINSLHRYHDPYHGVALASLLLRRGGKLFALEHSELTPLAAVTSAVLDRGFVDFDHDRSQAYSPMLSAQQWANLCIKAGLHPVSCSSVDNSFTEMIEADCPLSRPELNPEHILSWATAQLPAHMVPEKVEILPWLPLSANGKVDRKAVASVFESTVHATVGELPHEGLEQEVSSMWTQLLGLASIGRKQGFFELGGDSLLATRFLTAVKERYGIDLSLRHMFEAPALHQIAASIEQKRVEKNEELVFMEEGEI; encoded by the coding sequence ATGTCATCAGGCAATATGTTTACCGATAACTCTAGTTTCATGCGCAAGGAATATGGTATGGGAAAGAAAGAGTGGCAACAGATTAAGACATTAGCAACTGCGTATTGTGTTTCGCCGCTGTCGGCGCTGCTGTCAGCCATTAGCGAAGTAGTCAGCAGATGGAGCTCAGGTGCTGAGCTGAGCATGATGCTGATCAACGAATCAGACGAAACCATGAATGGGGATTTCGTTGATCGCATCCTTACGGCAGAGGCAGTGACGATCACGTTCCAGCCTGTGCAGGAATGGCGATGGATCGAATTATGTCGCCACATCGACGTACAGCTTAATGATTCGAAGAATCATAGCAGCGCTACGAAGTTAACTACGCTTCAACATACCGCACTAATAGGTATGCGATATACCGACACGGTGGAAGAGTTGATCAGCCACCCTCACGCTGCTGACCGCGCGACGTATGCTACGCAGACGAAGCTACAAGATTACTTGATCTGTCATATGTCTGAACAAGAGCACGGCATTGTCGTTACTTGGGAAGTGCATGAAGTGCTTTTTTCACAGCGGATGACGGCTACGATGTTTGAAGCTTACATCTGTCTACTGAACGGATTAGCTGAAGGTTCATGGGAACAGCAGCTTCCGGACACGCTTCCCGAAGCTCAACGACAAATACGTGACCAAGTAAATTCCACGTTTGTCCAAGTCGAAGCGAAACTAATCCACGCCGATTTCTTTATGAAGGCTCGGGAAAATCCGGAGCGGGAGGCTTTACTATGGGACGACAACGGGATAAACCGTTGTATGACTTATGGTGAACTTGCCGATAAAGCTTTGCGGATGGCAGCTCTACTCCTACAAAGAGGTGTTAAGCAGGGAGATGCTGTCGCCGTAACACTACCGCGAGGACCTAATCAGATTATAGCTGTGTTGGCCGTCTTAGCTGCAGGAGCTGCCTATGTGCCGATCGGAGTTAGCCAGCCTGAGCAGCGACGGGATCGCATCTATCGCATAGGCGAAATTCGCTACGTCATCATGGATAAGGCGGAGCTTTCGATGAATCCATCTCCGACCACGAGGACGATCATTTTTTCCGGAGAAGCGGATTCCTTTACTCCATTACCACATCCGGTTCCGAACGATTCCGCTGCGCTGGCGTACGTTATTTTCACTTCTGGATCGACCGGGGAACCGAAAGGCGTACAAATTACGCACCAAGCGGCACATAACACCATTTCAGATATGAATACCCGATTTATTGTAAGTGAATCGGATACGGTTCTCGCCGTTTCAGCACTTGATTTTGATCTTTCTGTTTATGATATATTTGGTCTCCTTTCCGTCGGCGGCAAAGTGGTGTTACTCCATGAACATTCGAGACGAGAAGCGATTGTCTGGCTTGATCTTATCCGCAGAATGAAGGTGACTGTGTGGAATTCGGTGCCTGCACTTTTTGAGATGCTAATGATCGGTTCCGGTGAGATGGGCTTACTCCCATCGTTACGTCTTGTGCTTGTATCTGGAGATTGGGTCGGACTTGATCTGTATGAGCGCCTCAGGCGGAAATCGAAAGACTGTCGTCTGATTGCGCTCGGCGGGGCAACTGAAGCTTCTATTTGGTCAAATTACTACGAAGTAAAGGGTGTAAATTCGGAGTGGACTTCTATTCCATATGGAACCCCTCTGCATAACCAATGCTATCGTGTGGTGGATAGGTTAGGCCGCGATTGCCCAGATATGGTAAGTGGCGAGTTATGGATCGGTGGGATCGGAGTTGCACGTGGTTATCTTGGCAATGATGAACTGACATCGAAGCATTTTATTCATGATGGAGGCAAGCGCTGGTATCGAACGGGTGATTGGGGCCGCTATTGGCCGGACGGTAATATCGAGTTTCTTGGCCGATCCGATCAGCAGGTGAAGCTGAGAGGATACCGCATCGAACTCGGAGAAGTGGAGGCCGCGTTACGGCAGTATGGAGGCGTAGGTCAGGTTGTAGCAGTCATTGCCTCTAATGCTGGAACGAAACAACTTATGACCGCTGTTGTTGCGGATTCGACTACCGTTCAGACAAATGACGTTCCTCATGTTTCTGTTGCACCAGAGTCGATCGACAATGTTCGATATAAGGAAAATTCACGAGAAATACAGGCTAAAATGGCAGAAAGTTTAATCGCTGAAATATTTAATCTATCACAATTGAGTGTTAAAAAAGAAAGCGGTTTAACTTTAGCGTGGAATCCGCGGGTAACTGAAGCATATGAATCGCTACGTCAAATGTGGTTGCTCTGGCTTTGTAAGCGAAATGTGATTGTGGATGATAACGGTAGCTTGCGGGCGGGTCCTCGAATGGAGGAGGTGCTTCAATATACCGAAGCGCTTACACTCAGCGCAGCAACTCGTCATGGCACGCTGGAGACGGATTCCGCGATTTCAAGCATCGAACAGCGGCTGTTTCAGCGGCTGGACGATTATCGCAGCATAATAGGCGGTGACATGTCAGCTATGGTTCTGCTTGAAGATGATCTTCTTGCGCCTGAAAGCTTATCCACTCTGGATTCGGGAACGATTTCAGGCATTGAAAAGATTGCTGCCCGCATAAAGACGATGTTTGCATCTACAGGCAAACCCGTTGAAACGGCATTGCTCGGTGGACGTAGCGGCTTGATTGCACTCAAGTTGTTAGAAATGCTTGATCCAGAAGAAATTCGGTTCACCTTGCTTGATACTGCACCTTCCATGGTTGAAGCCGCCAAAAACCGTTTGTCTGCACTACCGCATGTAGTCAATTGCAAGCAATTGCCGGATAGCCGTGTTCCGAATCCATTACAATCGTGTTTTGATGTGGTTCTAGCCATAAATTCACTTCATCGTTATCACGATCCGTATCACGGTGTTGCACTAGCTTCATTGCTGCTACGACGCGGCGGAAAGCTATTTGCTTTGGAGCACAGTGAACTTACGCCGCTTGCCGCCGTAACATCAGCCGTGCTTGATCGGGGCTTTGTCGATTTTGACCATGATCGAAGTCAGGCATACAGCCCGATGTTGTCAGCACAGCAGTGGGCCAATTTGTGCATAAAAGCAGGGCTTCACCCTGTAAGTTGCAGCTCGGTGGATAACTCCTTCACGGAAATGATTGAAGCCGATTGTCCGCTATCTAGACCGGAGCTGAATCCCGAACACATTTTGAGTTGGGCTACAGCCCAGTTGCCAGCGCATATGGTTCCAGAAAAAGTTGAAATATTGCCATGGCTTCCATTAAGCGCTAACGGCAAGGTGGATCGCAAAGCTGTTGCTTCCGTATTCGAGTCAACGGTTCATGCAACCGTTGGGGAATTGCCCCATGAGGGATTGGAACAGGAAGTGTCCTCCATGTGGACACAACTTCTCGGTCTCGCGTCAATCGGACGCAAGCAGGGATTTTTTGAACTAGGAGGGGATAGCCTTCTTGCGACGCGCTTTCTTACGGCAGTGAAGGAGCGATATGGCATTGATTTATCCCTAAGGCATATGTTTGAAGCGCCAGCATTGCATCAGATCGCTGCTAGTATTGAGCAAAAACGGGTCGAAAAAAATGAAGAGCTCGTATTCATGGAAGAAGGTGAAATATGA
- a CDS encoding saccharopine dehydrogenase NADP-binding domain-containing protein, with translation MIGIIGGYGDVGLAAASMLSQWGKHPLRLGGRNPEAARMEHGAKWPQAEWVKVDIEDDQSLKSFLSGCELIVNCAGPSHQTSARVAEVCLSLGCHHVDAGIDPRLEALRETAYNTVVLYAAGATPGLSGLLPRWLAESFDKVDSLVYYTGALDRFTSAAAEDYLAGVAGKDNEPMAAWKNGTRRSSVLSRKSGATLPFFTREVALYPYFDTEAEFVATSLALRDGEWYIAIDGNHVPKVLEEVRSQFLVDPNLAVRRLCTATELDSAGRQTYANFIVQLRGVKDAAEIVRTLVLQAQSPSKLTGLTAAAATIAVLEGEIPAGVRPLAEIPNPYNVIDRLKQATFIHHLNVLECSVDELLITEEGEL, from the coding sequence ATGATCGGGATTATTGGTGGCTACGGCGATGTAGGATTAGCGGCGGCGAGCATGTTGAGCCAATGGGGAAAGCACCCGTTGCGATTAGGGGGGAGAAATCCTGAAGCTGCCCGGATGGAACACGGAGCTAAATGGCCACAGGCTGAATGGGTCAAGGTTGATATTGAGGATGATCAAAGTCTGAAATCATTCTTGAGCGGATGTGAATTAATCGTTAACTGTGCTGGACCGTCCCATCAGACATCAGCACGTGTGGCCGAGGTGTGTTTGTCATTAGGCTGTCATCATGTAGATGCTGGCATCGATCCGCGGCTAGAGGCCTTGCGTGAAACCGCGTACAACACGGTCGTGCTGTATGCAGCAGGTGCGACACCTGGATTATCGGGTCTGCTGCCACGCTGGCTGGCAGAATCTTTTGATAAGGTAGATTCCTTGGTTTACTATACGGGAGCGTTGGATAGATTTACGTCCGCTGCCGCTGAAGACTATCTTGCCGGTGTCGCGGGCAAAGACAACGAACCTATGGCAGCATGGAAAAATGGCACCCGCCGCTCATCGGTGCTAAGCCGAAAATCGGGCGCCACACTCCCTTTTTTCACACGTGAAGTCGCTTTGTATCCGTATTTCGACACGGAAGCGGAGTTCGTGGCCACTTCATTAGCGCTGCGTGATGGGGAGTGGTATATCGCCATTGACGGCAATCATGTGCCGAAAGTGCTGGAAGAAGTGCGATCACAGTTTCTCGTAGACCCGAATCTTGCGGTGAGACGTCTGTGCACGGCGACCGAGCTTGATTCGGCAGGGCGGCAAACATATGCAAATTTCATCGTACAGCTACGTGGCGTCAAGGATGCCGCGGAAATCGTGCGGACATTAGTGTTGCAGGCCCAAAGCCCGTCGAAATTGACTGGTTTGACCGCTGCTGCGGCAACAATTGCCGTATTAGAGGGTGAAATTCCGGCGGGTGTGCGTCCACTTGCTGAAATCCCTAATCCGTACAACGTGATTGACCGACTAAAACAGGCAACTTTCATTCATCATCTGAACGTGTTGGAATGTTCCGTAGACGAGTTGTTAATTACGGAGGAGGGTGAACTATGA